In the genome of Columba livia isolate bColLiv1 breed racing homer chromosome 1, bColLiv1.pat.W.v2, whole genome shotgun sequence, the window TAACCACCTGAAGACAATAGCTATCTATCATCAAACCAGAATATAggctcagaaaaggaaaatttgtaCCAGCTTTTGGAGCAGGGACTGAAATTAGTTAATTAGTTGTTGGTCAAACAGACCGGAAAATATCAGCCTGGACATGGTGAAGTGAGCCTGGTGTTGGGGATCAAAAGCAGCTCAGAGGACTCTCGTATGAAGGAGTAGGAAGAGGGAAACAGTTGGACCAACTTCAGCTGGCATCAGTCAAAGCTTGGCCTTTTGCAACCTCATGATACAACAAAAGTAATGTAGAGGCTCCTTGTGATAGAAGGAATGGTGGGTTGTGGAGGTCTGCATGGTCTGCATTGGGTTTGAATGTGTCCCACCCAGTGATACTTTTGAACTGTGGCTATTGACAAGGTGCTGCAGCCTGGGATGTCATCAGAGACAACCCTGAAGAGCCAAAggtttatattatattatatgtaatatataatgtaatattatataataatatattaattattaatatatattaatatattaatatattaatataagtatgacatattatatatataatacttatattatattatacagctgcagctccctggcCCCTTGCTTATCACATATTCTGAAAGAATGCTTTTCTTATGGTACTCACCTTTTAAGGTCCCTGAAAAGAAGCTCTTTGGAAAATGCTACTTTTTTTAGATGAGCtgctagaattaaaaaaaaaaaaaaaaaaaaaaaaaaaaagcattttctccaCTTGGAAAGGGcctgtgttttcaaaatttGCCTACCTCATGGTTCTCTGTGATGTCAGTAGCTATGCATTTCTGAGCACACTCCCCTTCAACTTTCTGTTGGGGGGCAACTGCaagtttatttcagaaataactcCCTGTGGCTGTGGGTTTGTGCACATCCCATCGGGTGTCTTTAGCAGTCTCTGTCTTTGGCACTGGTCTGACTTTTCAGCGGACATCACCTCCTTTGGTTCTGCCCCTTGGTCTCTGATTATAGAGAGGAGTTGTGAACCCACAGCAGTATGATGGCCATGTGGAGACACTGTCAGGAATGTCAGAAGGAGTGTAGGGGCTAGAGGCCATGTTTTCTCACACCAGGAGGAAAGCCTGAACCTTCATCACCCTTTGGACCTTCTCAGGAGCGCAGTGAACATGGGGTTAGTTCACTTGCCCCAGCCTTCGGACTTCACACGATTACATGAAAATCCTTGACTTTGAAGGACAAGTTATCCCGGGATCCTGAGAAGAATGCGGCATCCACAGGGCACAAGAGGAGGTGGCAGGTGTTGGTGACTGAGGAAGAATGCACAGCCTCAGTCAACCTTGCCCACTCAGGCAGCACCTCCTGCGCCCCAGCCGGGCAACGCGGGGTTTGGCTTCGGCggaggcagcaggaggagcgtGGGAGCTGCGGAGGTGCGGGCCGCCCGTGGAGCAAcccccgccccgctcctccCCGACTGGCTCTTATTCTGAAATGAGCCTCCGTGCAGCCGGCGGCCCATCGCCCTCCCCGCCTCGGCCCACCCTGGCGACCTCCTTTCCCCGCCCTCCGCAGGCCCGGCCCCGCCGTGACCCCCCGGCCGCGGGAGGTCCCGACCCTCCCCGGTCCGTTTCGCCGCCGCAGGGCGAGAGGCGAAGCACAAGAAAACGCGCTGCTACCAGGAGGCTCGGCTCTCTCGGgtcttgtttcattttcaatacCGGGGCAGTTTTCACTCAGGAGCGAGGGTCCCGGCTGGGCATCCAGCCGGGCATCACTTCACTTTCTGGAATACCTGGACACAGACCTCGTCTTCAGCAGTCATGCGCTGGGGAAAGCGGGGTGAAAGATGAGTTTAGGTTGGATCCTCCACTTCTTGGATGCTAGCTGCCATTACCACAGCCCTGCTTGCCCTCCTGATGCTGGTCTTGCAGGCCACATGCTGCTGCACACCCTTCCTGATCCCCCCTCAAAGCCCCAGTGGCTCAggcagcagggcagagcagggacatcGTCTTTGCTGAGCTGTGTTAACTTTTAAACCCTGGAGGCAGATATTTGTGTGAAAGGCTGGCTGCCCCTTTGGAGCTGGGGCTGAAGTCTGAGTGGAGCTGAAAGCCACACAGCTGGCTCAGGACCTGCAGCACCCACACTGTGTGTCGCCCCCCACCCACTGCAATTGAGATTTAGCAAGCTGCGCTGGACCCCTCCTCACCAGATGCAGCTGATCCCCCTCCAGCCAGTGCCTCCAGCCACGGTTCCTCTTCTCTCCCAGCTGCTCACACACCAGCTGATCGCCCTCCCAGGAAACAGTGgtctgaaaaaaaaggagagaagatgTGATCCCAAGGCAAGTTTCCAGCAATGACACTGACCCTGTCAGACACATGTTCAAATGCAGTTCCTGGTGTGTCTTTGGTGGCTCCTTGGGATTGATGCTCTCTGTGGGAGGGTGAATGACCCTCTGGCTTCCAAGTGCAACAGCGTACTGCCAAGTGGCCTAATGTTCTGCCTTTTCAGAGCTTTAGTCCAGAGGATAGTACCCTCTGGATCCCAAAGTACTGAGCTTCTGGCTGTACAGTGCTCTTCTCCTTTACTGTGAGTCATTTACTCAGAGAACCACTTATTCCTGGTCCTGTGGGGACAAGCCAGCTCTGGGTTGGGCTCTCATCTGGTTTGTGAAtcaaaagctgaagcaattcCCTGAACTTCTAGTGCCCTCCAGTCCACTGTCAAACTGCACTGTTTGGGCTTCTCACCTGGCACTTCCGTCCATCCACGGGTCCCAGATCTTCCTCAAACTGGACTCCTAGGTCAAAATCCATAACATAGTCCCGCAGGGAGGTGATCGTGCGGATGACCATGTGATCTCCCGTGTGGATGATTTCTTTATCGGGCTTCAAGAGGCAAACCAATTTTCGCAGGACCACGTTGATATCTGGAGGATGAGAGGGAGGGGAGATCTGTGGATGACTTGCACCCCTTCTCTAACTGCATCCCCACAGATCCTCCACTCGTAGTCAGGAAGCTCCAGCCATGTCCTCTTCTCTCTCACACCACAGCACAAAAGTGATGGTCGCAGACAGAACGACCAGAGGGTTCCCAAAGCCCGTCCTCCCCTCCCAAACTGCTGACATTTTTGAAGACGGAAGCAAGAGGGAGAAAGGAGTGGAATTAAGAAGGCGGAGTTACCTAAAGCACGCAGGTAATTGTCCATGTTCTCCTGGGAGACGAAGCGGTAATAACCGGTGAGGTTGGGAGGCATCCCAGAGCAGAGGAACCGGGCCGGTAGCGAGGAGAAGAAAGCAGCGGAACACGCACGGAGCTGGGACCGAGCTCGTTCAGCGGGCGTGCCGGTCTCTCTCCCGCGGTGCGGCGAGGTCTGCGGGGCAGCCCAGCTCCCAGAGTCCCGCTGCAGTAAGAGTCCCCGCGCCTGGGGGCGCGGAAAAAGCCGGGACTGCCCCCGCTTCCAGCATCTCCGCCTCGGCTGGGGGCGACGTGAGAGCGACAGGTTACCTCCTCGGGGGTCTGCTTAACTCTCGGCTGCCAATCAGCGGCAAGCCCGCCCCCCTCCCGCCAGCCCTTTTTCACGCCGTGAAGCCGGTAGCTACGGGCGTCCTCAGAGCAgcgccgcggccgccccggccAACCCGTCGAGGAGACTGCAGGTTGGCAGCTCCGCCCCGCCGAGCCCGGGTCGCATGGGCGGCGGGGTCCGGATACAGTCTGCAGACCCTCGCCTCGGCACCCCCTCGATCTTCAGGATCGAGCAGGATGGGTGTTTCTCTGGATTTCCTACGCAACGCTTTACGAtcttcccctccccagcctgctCCTCCCGCGTCCCTCAGCAGGTGCGAGGATGCTTCCCGGGGCGAAGCACTGGCTGCCCGTTCTGAAGCGCCCACCGTCGCCCACCAGACCCAGGTGCCCCCAGCCCTCGCCCCTCTCCGTGCACAGCCCAGATTTACAGTGAGGAGGAAAATAGCAACTCCCCCGCACCGCACCGAGCCTAGCCGAGCCGAGCAGCGCCGCACCCCCCCCATAGCACCTGGCGCGGCGGCCCCTCCCATTGGCTGCCGacccccggcccccgccgcgCCCGTGACGTCATGCTGCAgtggcggggcggggccgggcgtgGAgtggagcggagcggagcggggctcGCGGAGGTACCGCGGCGTCCCTgcgcgctgccgccgccgcgggAGCGAGGGCgtgggccgggcagggccgcgCCCGCCGCTGTCCGGTAGTCCCGGGCGGGCTGGGACCCGCCGCCGCGATGGGCGACCCTCGGCCCCGCGCCGTcgtcctcctccctctcctctgcctctgcGCCGCGCTGCCCGGCAGCGCCTCCAACAAAGGTGAGCGGCGGAGCGCCGCGGGCACTGTcccgggcagcggcggcggcggggcacCCCGCGGCGACCCTCCAGCTGCCCCCTGCGACGGGGATGAGGGGCACTTTGGCTCATCCATCCGCCCCCGCGGTGGCGGTGCGGCTCCGCGCTGCCCGCCGCCTTCGGCTGACACGTTTTTGTCGGGGGGTCTCCGCAGTCCCCGGCGGCCCtggctttctttgccccttCGGGCGCCGTCATCCCATCCCCTCTCTTTACTTTCTCCATCTGTCTCCTGCCACTGCTTTTTTTCCgttctttcctctcctcctaGCATTCCCCCCGCGTTTTCCCCTTTCCACccacttgtcttgcttttgtttcagttaTCGCTGTGTGGATCCTTCGTTTAGCATACTGAGACCCCTGTGGTCTCCAAAACACGTCCTCTATCTCCATCTTCCGATTCTAGTTCATCCATCTACAATCTGTCAGTAGGAATTATTGTGCAGTTTTATGTTAACTATGCTGGTTGCTTgtataaaatagcattttatgTGCTAAGTAtgtaaaaaacccacaaccctaATGCTACAGCTGTAACGTTCTGAATGCAGATGTTCTTTGAACATGTAGAGCAATGGAGAAAGATGTAGATTTCTAGGTCTGTGTCTGTAGAGACAGGCATGAGAAATTCATTCAGTCAGTGTGTCAGTAATCTGACAGTGTGGGAGAATCCGCAAACATGCGAGGGACTCAGGGGTCATCAGGGAATGTGACACTTTAGGGTGCCTTCTGTGCTTTGGGTGAGGTCAGGCTACAGAGTGGGTGCAACGCAGTGCTGTGTGTATGCTGACATTGGCAGGGCATTTATTTGTTCTACTCTGGTGCTAAGGGGCCCAGTGGTGAGGCAAGGTTCCTTATGCTCTggattttctctctcctttgcaAATTTACACTCTGAAACATTTACCCACCTTtggcaaattattttatatttacagGAGCTACTCTTTATCCTAAAAATATTCccaaaatgtttttcacatCTCCAGGAACTAATTTCCTGACAAATCGATTGGTGATTTCCAAGTTGCAGGTGGATGCAGCAAAGGATTTATCTCTCTACCACCAGCTTGTTACCCCAGCAACAGGGCACATTTGGCATTTGTAGCTACGTATTCCCACCttggtgctgtgctgcacaggCTAGAGCTGTCACAGAGTGGAATCTGGTGGGGGCAATGGAGGGGTGGGGTGGAACATGGGCGCTTGCACACAGGAAGGATTCTACCTGCATACTGAGCAGGATGGATGTTTCTCTGGATTTCCTACGCAATGCTTTATGATCTTAATCAATACAGTGAAGGAGAAATGCCAGCCCACGCTCTTCGTGGCTATAACCGGCTGGGTCTGCCCGTTCTGCCCTGCTGGTGCATCCCCTCTCTAACCTGTCATCCTGTCTGCTGGCCCACCACCTGGCTCCAGCAGCATCCCCTGGCCACAGTTTGGTGAAGTGCTTGGTTGTAAGGGATACTGTCCCTTTCGAGTCAACACATCATGCCATACTGGTACGGTTTTAGAGCATACTGTGCTGCAGAGGATGAATTCACATATTGGAAGCAGTGCCCTTGAGGGGAAAGGCTCTGTATCCTACTTCCCACCAGCTCTGAGCCATGCTGTGCTCAAAATGTTGCTTGGTTGTAATAAATATTTGTCTCGAGGGGTTGAGAGAGTAGGGGATTATCTGGGAATGGTGGTTGTAACTAGGCTATGTAATATAATCTCTGAGGCCCATTTGGCAGGGAGTGGGTATGGGGGAGGggtttttaatttataatgatttttcttctctctcccctctatttccctccccccccacccctttatttctccctttccctgccCCGGAGCCTGTGTGATGAAGATTAATTTGCTATTTCTGGGCCTGTGACATTTTTCAGAGCctcctgctggctgctgcctccATGCCAAGCCTGGCTGGGCTCCAGCCATCAGGATTAGCAAGGAGGGGCCAAGGGAATATGGTGCTCACCATGGAGTGGGGAAAGAAGGAGCAAAGGACTCTCAGAGTAGATTATTACACATGTAGGATGACTGGCTGAAGGTGTGCCTGAGTACATGTGTGTAGATGCTGGGCCTTAGTCCAGAAGATGCTAGGCATAAGTGATAATGGTTGCATGCAAGACTTGTCACCTGAGGACACTCCAAGGGAAAATGTATCCTGCATCCTTTAATTATGGCTTCAATGAGCTAGAGGATTTAGCATTTGGAGTCTGTCTCCAGAATCAGGCTACTCCTGCCTCTTAAtgtcatacttttttttttttttttaaccgcTTCAGCTTTCCTGGGCACCCAGATGCCTCTCCTCACGTTTCCAATGCAAAAGTAATGAAGAGACCAGAAGGAACACATTGTTTCTGATGAGGTCTCCCAAGACCCATGTAGAGTAGCACTAAAGAAAGATAACTTCTTTCTCCCAGCCTATTTCAGACTTCATTATTTCCAGAGAAGAAGGTGGGGAGGGATGGTTGTTACCTGCCACAGGATGATATTCTGCTCTTTTCCTACTGAATCTGTCGTTGGCGGTTAACACATACCTGTGCTCCATCTCTTGCCCCAAATCCACCTCAGCAAACAAGCACAAACCCTGGATTGAAGCTGAGTATCAGGGCATCATAATGGAGAACGACAACACAGTCCTGCTCAACCCACCGCTATTTGCACTGGACAAAGATGCTCCACTGCGCTATGCAGGTAGGTGGGCAACAGCTGTGGGAAGGGTTGGAGGCAGGGGGAGTCTAATGAAGAGGCAGAGACAGGATGACATTCATCCCTGTGCTGGATTCCTTGTTCTGGAGGAGATCCCTAGTGAAGTCTGCAGGTAATTTGGGCACAGCTTGATTTAGGATGCTGTGAGCTGTTTCGCTTAGGGAGAGAAACTGAGGGTGGAGCCATCTACTTTTTGACGCAGTTCTGCTATTTCTAAAGATCACATGCACAGCTCTGTGTCTATGAGCACTGGAGGAAGCTGGAAGGGCACACTTGGTTGTCAGTGCTACATCCCTTAACAGTAAGCACAAATCCCTGAAACTACAGACGAGGCTTTACGAGGGTTGTATTCTTGGTGCTTGCTTACACCGTGCCTGGAGCTTCCTCACACATCCTCCCTCAGCTTTGGGAGAGGAAAAGTTGTCACTGTTAGCTGAACTTCAGGATTTAGGTGACCCTATTGGCAGTGCCCTGTGGTACTGTGCGTATCCTGCATGCATAGGTGGATGAGACATCATAGTTCTTCATGCTTTGGCTGTCTATCTACAATATAAGGCGCTGAGAGATGCTGATGAGAAATAAGGTGCTTCCGCAGTCCTATGGCTGTGTAGCACTAATAAATCTAGCTTAAGCCTTGTAACGTCTTATCTTTCTTGATGCTGGTCAAGTCTCCTTGCCATGGGAGTGGTCTACAGTAGAGGGCAAGCTACACCATTAATGGCTGTAAGACATGGAAAAAGGAACTCCTAGGGAACCAAAAATTGCTCAAAATGAGAGGTGATAATGAGGAAGAAAGATAATTGTAagttagaaaagaagaaaatgtgacaAAGGGAAGCAAGGGGGCATAACGTGCTCTcctcattccttttcttttccccttcctctctgcctttGTGGGTATTAGGTGAAATCTGTGGCTTCAGGATCCATGGGGCAGGGGTACCTTTTGAAGCTGTGATCCTGGACAAAGCTACAGGTGAGGGGCTGATCCGGGCCAAGGAACCGGTGGATTGTGAAGCACATAAGGAGCACACATTCACCATCCAGGCTTATGACTGTGGAGAGGGACCTGATGGAGCAAATACCAAGAAATCACACAAGTAAGTCCATGTAGTCGTTGTTGCATGTTACCAAATGTGATCTATCACAGGAACGCAAATGAAAATTGCTGTGGGAATGCTTCCTTTAGGCAGAAGTATTTTTCTCCAGCCTTGATACTATAACTCGACATGTCAATAAGACCTAAAGACTGAG includes:
- the RBP5 gene encoding retinol-binding protein 5 → MPPNLTGYYRFVSQENMDNYLRALDINVVLRKLVCLLKPDKEIIHTGDHMVIRTITSLRDYVMDFDLGVQFEEDLGPVDGRKCQTTVSWEGDQLVCEQLGEKRNRGWRHWLEGDQLHLRMTAEDEVCVQVFQKVK